The DNA segment acaaaaattttactaattgcatttttggcattagtatcgatccctaatcaccccctgatagttattttggaaatatatttcatgtacagaattgacctctctacagatttattataagtatagatatagatagatatagattgtttgaaataatttccGCATCTGCTATCTGTTCTGTCTGTTGCCTTTTATACGTGGAAGTTGTAACTTGTAACTATGTTTTGTGCGCACCAGCGAGGCGTAGAATTGGTGTGGATTCGTTCGGAAATTGGCCCTTTTGTGTTGTGCGGTAAGCCACAGGCCATAGCACACGATGAGAACGTCTACACGCGTCTGCGGCAGACTAATTAGAGCGGCGGCTTTGTAAAAAAAACGGCTAATAGGCACCTGTTAATACCGGTCGTACTTTAATTCCTAGGGTTATCACCAAGTATAGGCGTATAGAATGATCAAAGTGTAATAGGTGAGGATGGTTAGGGGTGTTTAACgctaaagtataaaaaataaatagattaaaaattataaaacattacagtTCCCATTCTataagcttatataaataaaaaaaggtgacACAAGTAGTTTCAACAAGTCCTTCCGGGAATacacaaaaatcatttttttatacgacaaATATAACAACTTGTAAGTACGTTACATTTTTGTAAGTAAGTACTTGTATCCCAAAGTAGTAAACAAAGCATGTAAGTATTTTGTACAATAGTCGTATCTACTTTAGATTTGATGCACACGTGGAATTCTTTACTGTTGTGTGAATTTAAATATCCAATCTTTGaacgaaaacatattttatcagAATTCAAGTATTTTGCCACTTGAAATGGTGGGGGAAGACACTTACGTAACCGCCCTACAATCCTCgcgttacataattattaataaaaaaaaagggaaattactaataaaattctAACACTACCACCAACCTCCTACCGGCCCAATATAACGCAAGTTGACATCAAACATcatcattttacaaattaaatatcgttACAATTAGTTACACCACGTGACAGCCCTTCACTAAAACCGATGTATGCACGTACATGATACATTTACCTACTTACTAGACATTAATTAAAACCGACGCCGGGGATGAAAGGGCCACGTTGACTTTTTGAATTGGATGCCTTTTGAGAGGAAGTCGTATGCATGTCCTGGATATTGTCGTACGTAATCTGTGCAAGCCTCTATGAAGGAGTCTTGGCTGAATTCATTGTTGCatgtaatcatattttatagtcaTAAAATAGCAGTCTTCGGTCAGTTTTACAACTGTAAAAATGTGTTCAATTAGACACAGTGTCTTCTTTCAAATAGGCACGCAAAAGTACTTccatacttttaaaaaatattgttattgcatTGCAGTTATGTTTGATAATTTACTAACGGTCCCGACAAATATTGTCCTGTCccaaaagataaaatattagaatttaagTACAGCGCCACCTACCGACTCCAATTGTGAATCTAAACCATTCAGGGAAAACACATGAAAAAGTTCATAAAAATCTAGTCAAACTGCCGgaaatcaaatacaaatacaaatacaaaaacatttattcgcacaacaccatgacacattcaatttacaaaacaaaacaacgagatgaaaaaaaaatgttatacaaaaaagaaataaataaaaaaagcagaaaaaaaaacacacaaacacacaaataaatagatgaaaatataacaagcaataaaatcgcaaaaaaaaaaactagtgcATCATCCCGAACGTCATGGTGTGCGTGCGAAACGGGTCCCATTCAGCACAAGCCGCGGACGCGCCACGGCGCTGGTCTCCATGGGCCCGACAAATCATAAATAAGAGTTAAATGATATTATACTGTACACAActacaaaacaattatatagtaaataggttttttttatatttattctaaacaggatcgaaagcaataaaaaaagttttttgtgaATTCCAAATTTTTGCtctaataaactatattttttataaaaaaaacccttGAATGAAGGTTAAAGACTGAGCTTTTAAAGCTTTCAGAGGTCTCTAAGCGTTAAGATACTTAACGTGCCCTTACTGGCCCatctctaaatataaaaacatactgTTTTATACGCATATACGATTTCGTAACAAAAGGACATGGAGACAAACACtgtcataaataaattagctGATGTTTcggctatatttattttattaataaaaatgggacTGTACCTTCATATTGAAGCTTATTGTAcagaaatataatacattattatctatgtaaataaaaacaaagcaaaTTGCCATAATAGTGTTATACAAATGCTCTGAACTCTGCAatctataggtatataaatttacttttgaaCTGCTTGTCATGACTCATGGGTTCAGTTATCACAATgaacaataaaattgaatagTTTTCCTGTCCATAATCTATTTCGGGTTGGTTTTGGGTTCACAGAGAAGTAAACTACTACAGCGTCAATATATTGACTCTACGATGGTACCGTTGGTACCGTCGTGAATTATCTTTACAGAAAAACTTcttaaattttagttttggtGTTGAATTGTGTAGTGATATTGtcgcaaaataattaaactccgatccattttttatttctataagttATCAATGATAGTGCAGTCAACCAAAATTATAgctgatttattttaatatgaacaaTATTGTTACAAAGCCCTGGTAAATGAAAGTTGTTATTTCATGTGAAAAAaagatttgaataaataataaatactaaataagtacctacttcataatataaaatgaatgtaaCTGATTAAAGAATGcaaattttaccaaaatttgATTTGTTATGGTTATCTCTTATaatgtttaagaaatatatttaaataatatttattctttaagcTACATAGAAAATGAAGAGCTGGACGAAAAATATGAACtgacatgtaaataaaatgggATGTAAACAAACACATTAACTTTCAATGACAATTTATTTCTAAGTAAAAAGCTGGAATGCaatctatatttaaatgcataattgaaatagtttatccagccaaattaaaaaagaaaatatatcaatattttatacatattgtagaaatcttaaaattataaatcaatgtttggaaacaataacaatgttttttgaAGGTTATACAAacctttacaaatattttgtttctcttTCAAAAAGTTTACAAAATCCTTCCTatgttaatgaataaaatatttatagcataattcTTCATTCATGACCTCATAATCTCATTACAGTTAAAAGTTATATGTGacattatagttttgtatattGAATTGGTCTTTAATTAATACTGAAATTTATGTCATGGTACCGAACACAGGGTTGTGTCTGCAAATGCTTGGTCCATACTCCATGTACGCCTGCTTTGTGTGGCAGACTTGGTAGAACTCTGGAGTTGAGGCCAACATACTGCCTCCAAACCACACCGCATATCTTTGCATGTTGTGGGAAATGACTTGCACATCAATGGGTTTCGGTGTGATGCGTCCCTCAGACAGCATTGTAGAGAGCTTCAGTCTTGCATCAACAGTTCTCTTGATGTCACGTTGCAACCTCCTGCCAAAGTCACGGAACATTGTCGAACCTCCCGACAAAACAATATTTCCGTATAGTCCTCTTCTTACATCAATCGGGCATGACTGTATCACATCATCTACCATTTCGTTCAATGGCACCGTAAAATCAGCATTTGAGAATTCTGGGTGGAAGAAAATTTCAGGTCCCAAAAATCTTTCATAGCCAACATCAACAGTGAATGGGTTTTTGGTTATAGCGTTTATGCCAGTGTATTTCTTCATCCACTTGGCAGGGTCACTGTCATACTTGGCAAACTCTTTGGCAATGTCAGGGCAGATATAACTGAACTTTTCCTTAATCGCTTTGGCAGTTTCTAAGCTTTGTTCTGGTGGAATGCCTACTTCGCGTTCACGAAGCAGTGACTGAATGAAAGATGTAATATTTCTCCCAGCAATTGGGATATGTTTGATGCATGAGCCAATTACATACCCCTCAGCTACAGGCACAATATGTGTGACACCATCTCCACTGTCGACCACAATGCCTGTAAACGTTCTCTCGGCGGACGCCCTGGATTTCCATGAAGCGGCTAGAGCAAGCACCGCCTGCACGGCAATATAGAGCCCTGGGACATTGAATGACTCAAACATAATTTCGGCTAAGTACTCCCTGTTTTCGGGCGTGTTCAACGGAGGTTCCGTGAGCAAGAAATGGTGGTCTTCAGGTTCTGCACGCAAGTATTTGAAAATACACTGCTCGATATACCTTTCCATCAAGTCCCAATCTTCAACAAGCCCGTGACGCACGGGGTACTTAACAGAGTACCCGGTCGCATCGAAAGCCTCATCTCCGATAAAGAAATCCAAATCCTCTACGGCTTTAGCCATACGACGAGTCGTTTGATCGCCAACTTTCGCAGTTTCTTTTATCGCGATGGCTGACGGAATGATAAACTGCGGTTCCTTGTTGCCGGCGAACCCCAATTTCGTGTACCCAGTACCTACGTCGATTACACAAGCTGGCAAATGGTCTCCCATCTTTATTCAGCACCTTAATTATATACTTTCAAATAAGTTATCACTACTAAAAGGAAAATATCTTAGGGTGCGGTATGTACAATTCTGTAGTTTTGACTTTAATCTAATGTCAACCTGGCGGTGATGATTAATACATTTGCGTTtcgtttcatgaaaaaaaaGATAGCTTCATTTTGTGCATAATAAAACcacttttacataaaaattcatAGGACgattttattcgttttatttgCATGTATTACCTTTGTTTATAGAAAGACAGAAAGCcgcaatattttgtttctaaaaatatggaatctgaaaaaaataaaacgtatataaaaaaactctACCTAACTGGCAAAACAAATTTTTTCAAtaagtattttcttttctttcaaattattttgattctATCATTAATTTCATGGTGAATATTGATTGcctataaagaaattttaaaaaaaagttgattTCTTCTAAGTTCTATAGAAGCAACTTTCGAAAATGCTCTCAGCTAAGAGCTCTCAGCCCCCACGCGTTGCAGTGGCAACTGTGGCGACTCATACATATTGCATCGATATGAATTGCATTAATCCAACACAGATAGGGGTAAATGcaaagatttaattataataattttttaaatataattgattagATGAAGGTAGATTTGGTCCACAGACGTTAGGCCTTTATACGTTTTTGATTTGGTCCAAGATTTAATATTAGTTGAATAGACAGATTAAGAACCGGCTCTTAAATTCGAAGACGAAACTTTCAAAATAATCTGtatccaaatttaaataaataaatggatttataaatacgtattaCAATTAAACACAGATATATAAATCAGGTAGCGTTTATTGTGACCTGACACTAATGCTATATGTACACATTTTACATTACAGGAATGTAACGCAAAGTTTCTTCAAAAGCGTCAACATATCGCAATTTGTAATACTTTAGAATTTCGTTCACAATTTACGATTGTATTATAACACTTATTATACTAAACATATACCAGGGATCTTCTCCGTGGGTAAAACTATTACaggaaaaacaaaattaaaataaattatatataaacgaAAACAAAGTTCTATCTGAAATAAGctacatttttacaatttatttcggctatgcaaaaaaaaaactcgtctATCCCTACTATtaacaatataagtaattttataaaacaacttttaattaaagaatttttaaactttacaaAAACTGAATTGTTGATCCAAATATATTTCGTGCACCAAAAGACTATCCCactttagtaataaaaaaatatgtttttctaattttcttacaatttacttattttaatattgtaacagcaaatgttacaatataataCCTTATGTATTACCTGTTAATAAATCTGtgagtaaaatttattatatcaagATAAAAGAAATGTGCAAACACAAATTATGAGCAACTATTGCTAtggttataaatacaaaatattgttataaaataatgttataacaaatatccaaaaaaatatgtattaatttgaacatataaaaaaaaattaagttttgaataaaatacacattcatctttatttaaaaagatattctATAGCAtagttttatgatatatatattGTGTATTCACTCAAATATACACTTACGTTGGTTAGTCATCAGATCtaattgtatgtaataaaaactttttttgtatcAATCTTTATCAGTACTTTGTCGCCGGGTATTCTATGAATCAACaaaaatatgacatatttaataaattacaaattcaaTAGAGTACTTGACAGTATTATATTAAGGTTTGCAACATATACATTAGCAAGGGACCATTAGAATAAAGAATTCACAGGAACAGATGTTGCTTGCAatgtaatatcataaatatgttttacaaaataatttgactGTGAGAACTTTTTGGGAATAAAGATATTTGTTACGAAATGCCAACTTGCATATTTTATGTCACAGTGAATAGTTTCGGGAGTAATCTTAGATATACATTTTATCGCAAATTTTATTGTTGACAGCAATGTAAATAACAATGAGAAGAATGGAGAGcaattctataaataaaccaCAAACCAAAAAAATCATCTATACCATATTGCATTATGTTGttcaatttacaaaaatttaatacaaatcatACAATTTAGGATAATCGGTAAAATACCTATAccctataaaaattaattccatAACAAAACGCCATCACCACATTGTTTATGCTCGTAATTATAccagttaatttttaatttttgctacATATCAAAGCAATAACATCAAATTGCGATCACTTGAAAGCAAATATACTTCATATTTACTCACACAGTTTACCAGGTTACACTAATCAGTAACAAATATCAGACTTAACAATAAACAGATGAAACGGCGGCATGTCTTGCAATCTAACATTATAATTGCCTCATTCATCGTCCCATTGCAGTAACCAAACATTCTACGTTCTCACCACATCGCATAGTCCGAGTCGTCCATATCGAAGATTGTAAAGAAACCGAGTATTGTGAGGTATACTATAACATTACCGGCTAGTGTAAGGTGGCATGCTCCCCACTgtatctgaaaatatttaatttttatttacaaatatgaaagAAGAGCTGGTTttcattataacaatataataaaattttaggtttttcaaaatatgtttaatatcattgcattattaattaaaaagtacatatacatatatccTGTATGATAGAATATATCATAAGCTTATCtctatattctaaaataaaggCACAGCTTGTCCACCCATGTCCACAGAGTTTATCTCGTATCTCATTATGTAAGTTGAGGCAAACATATCACACAGTCATAAATCCCAATAGAAGGCGATTCTTAATTTATATCTTTCCCAAAttgaaaatacaattataaacatcaCTCTTAGAATATAAGTATAGCttcttattgaataataaagaaaaaatacttaccACAGCAGCTCGAGCAAGCACAATCGGCAACGCAAAAGAACTGACTAGAAATCccatagtaataaatatagcagTCTCCATACATGCAGTGTTTGTGCCGCCCGCGCCATCGGTGACGCGTCGGGCGACCATCGTTGGGATCGGACACAGGATGTAAAACAGAACCACAAAGAATGGCCACCATAGTctggaaaaataatttcaagttTAACAATTAACCTATTGTCTGGAcattctatatattttcttgttgcTATGGTAATAAAGctacagaataaaaaaatcattaaatacaaCTTATAAGAGGTCACTAGATTGTTAGGAACCATTATATGCACTATTGCTATAAAACAATGCAGTTTAattctaaactttatattatctgTAAACTAAAGTTTATTATTGCTGAACAGTTACTTACTTATACTGGGGTAAGGCACATGCTAATATAACAAATGTCATTCCAATTGAACCGGCAAAAGCCAGGGACACCAAGCTGGAACAATCAGTAAcataattagataaataataaatattttttcttttttaagaaATTCATGTACTAACCTTGAAATaagtttaaaagtattattcattaattatgcCAGGAAAAGCATGATATACCTACTAACAATTTTACTGATAATGTATGACAAAATCATATTATCTAGTTGGCTTTATgccatactaataatatatggatcctgcagaatttcattttttttttgtggatttGCAACATAATTATATCAAGAATAGAAAGCTATGTGTATGTcagtaatctaaataaaattgtggACTATGATGTGTTTATAACagtattatatcaaataatatattatgttctaatttttattattatttataaatttgcaagtcattatatgaaattaatcaTTATGACTTGTTTACCAATAATAATTGAATCCCTTTTTTTACGATAAAGagatatcttaaaataaataatattatgatagtatttttttctgacCAAgcttaataatacattattgacATTTACTATTATGAAGTAAACTATTTAGGaacagttttataatttgtataacttTATccattaattttctttgttgaTGAAAACAAAGGcacaaaatttttaaatgaataaagtaATCATTATTTTAGAGTTACATTCATATTTAGAATCTTGATACCAATATATGGATATTGTCACCATGTTTTCTGGTAGAGAAAAGCCATTGTGCATtataaaaattgattaatttaagcttttaaatataacactaGTGCTAGTGATATGATTAGTGCTAGTGTGATAAGAATTAGCTTTTGATTACAATTAATGCCTTTAACAATTGTATATTGcatcaaatatgaataaatattttgggcAATGCAGTATTTGTGGAAAGGTCACATTAAACACCAATGAAGGTGTGATTTAATGaattaagatttaattaaataaacaaataaatagttttggtactttctaaaataatttcagagatcatttatttgtataatcttgttaaaatacttaaatgttaaaaaaccGTAGA comes from the Manduca sexta isolate Smith_Timp_Sample1 chromosome 16, JHU_Msex_v1.0, whole genome shotgun sequence genome and includes:
- the LOC115444727 gene encoding actin-related protein 3 — protein: MGDHLPACVIDVGTGYTKLGFAGNKEPQFIIPSAIAIKETAKVGDQTTRRMAKAVEDLDFFIGDEAFDATGYSVKYPVRHGLVEDWDLMERYIEQCIFKYLRAEPEDHHFLLTEPPLNTPENREYLAEIMFESFNVPGLYIAVQAVLALAASWKSRASAERTFTGIVVDSGDGVTHIVPVAEGYVIGSCIKHIPIAGRNITSFIQSLLREREVGIPPEQSLETAKAIKEKFSYICPDIAKEFAKYDSDPAKWMKKYTGINAITKNPFTVDVGYERFLGPEIFFHPEFSNADFTVPLNEMVDDVIQSCPIDVRRGLYGNIVLSGGSTMFRDFGRRLQRDIKRTVDARLKLSTMLSEGRITPKPIDVQVISHNMQRYAVWFGGSMLASTPEFYQVCHTKQAYMEYGPSICRHNPVFGTMT
- the LOC115444729 gene encoding leptin receptor gene-related protein isoform X1 yields the protein MQIIDEKIKKNLMQKTLSDTAKVHVGLVSLAFAGSIGMTFVILACALPQYKLWWPFFVVLFYILCPIPTMVARRVTDGAGGTNTACMETAIFITMGFLVSSFALPIVLARAAVIQWGACHLTLAGNVIVYLTILGFFTIFDMDDSDYAMW
- the LOC115444729 gene encoding leptin receptor gene-related protein isoform X2: MNNTFKLISSLVSLAFAGSIGMTFVILACALPQYKLWWPFFVVLFYILCPIPTMVARRVTDGAGGTNTACMETAIFITMGFLVSSFALPIVLARAAVIQWGACHLTLAGNVIVYLTILGFFTIFDMDDSDYAMW
- the LOC115444729 gene encoding leptin receptor gene-related protein isoform X3 is translated as MAGIKGLVSLAFAGSIGMTFVILACALPQYKLWWPFFVVLFYILCPIPTMVARRVTDGAGGTNTACMETAIFITMGFLVSSFALPIVLARAAVIQWGACHLTLAGNVIVYLTILGFFTIFDMDDSDYAMW